A genomic region of Eucalyptus grandis isolate ANBG69807.140 chromosome 5, ASM1654582v1, whole genome shotgun sequence contains the following coding sequences:
- the LOC104445015 gene encoding protein MALE DISCOVERER 2, giving the protein MGARWNPLGFQLPCYLLFLILGLQIWHCRSLNSEGLALLKFRDKVDLDPYGALANWSAEDDVPCEWLGVHCVDGEVQKLDLTGFSLEGLLAPELGKLCQLRSLILYQNHFSGAIPGEIGDLTKLELLDLRGNNLTGTIPAEITKMVSLRFLLLGGNKLERTVHMQLEELNVLSKMQSDENFTFDMTAGKGCLNRKVGLALYISFRFAKDSPYGPGGNLRDDIAGIAEPEMLLNTQNGFSSRRKLLGQSSNLAAAPVDAGSLPSEITTVPITRSSGSFPAVPDGKKKQSAAPPAPPPLLPSPPSQNSSKPNDASSQTTNSDSSPRGLSEEARRYIIIIVPSVAVLLIIVISMFIFCRKRGVATIGPWKTGLSGQLQKAFITGVPKLNRSELEAACEDFSNIVSTNNGCTVYKGTLSSGVEIAVTEPTAISSKDWSASVEKAYRKKIDMLSRVNHKNFVNLIGYCEEEEPFTRMMVFEYTPNGLLFEHLHVKEAEHLDWTTRVRIIMGIAYCLQYMHHDLNPPMAHTGISTSSIYLTDDYAAKVAETVWSGFLSKGKNADEDKSEHSELPPHADPETDVYNFGVMLLEIISGKLPFSDEQGPLLDWASQYLYDKKSTGCLIDPTLKNFKNNELDIICEIIIDCIKPDPRRRPSVREITARLRDVIAISPDQATPRLSPLWWAELEILSVEAT; this is encoded by the exons ATGGGGGCAAGATGGAACCCACTTGGATTCCAGCTCCCTTGTTATCTGCTTTTCTTGATCCTCGGTCTGCAAATTTGGCATTGTCGGTCTCTCAATTCTGAAG GACTTGCTCTGTTGAAATTCCGTGACAAAGTGGATCTCGATCCATATGGGGCTCTTGCAAATTGGAGCGCCGAGGATGATGTTCCGTGCGAGTGGTTGGGCGTTCATTGTGTGGATGGTGAAGTTCAAAAGCT GGACCTGACTGGGTTTTCTTTGGAAGGGCTGCTGGCGCCGGAGCTTGGAAAGCTTTGTCAATTACGATCCCT AATACTCTACCAGAATCACTTCTCTGGTGCCATCCCTGGAGAAATTGGAGACCTGACAAAGCTGGAGTTATTGGATTTGAGGGGGAATAATTTGACTGGAACAATTCCAGCTGAAATAACCAAGATGGTGTCTCTGAGATTCTT GTTGCTTGGCGGCAACAAACTTGAGAGAACTGTCCATATGCAGCTTGAGGAGCTAAATGTCCTTTCTAAGATGCAGTCCGATGAAAACTTCACATTCGACATGACCGCTGGAAAAGGATGCCTGAATAGAAAAGTTGGACTCG CTCTTTATATAAGTTTCAGGTTTGCTAAGGACTCCCCATACGGCCCTGGAGGCAATTTGCGTGATGATATTGCTG GCATCGCAGAGCCAGAAATGCTCCTGAACACACAAAATGGATTTTCATCACGCCGGAAGTTACTTGGACAGTCAAGTAATCTTGCTGCTGCCCCTGTTGATGCTGGTTCTCTCCCTTCGGAGATCACGACTGTTCCTATTACCCGGAGTAGCGGGTCCTTCCCAGCTGTACCAgatggaaagaagaaacaatctGCTGCACCACCAGCCCCACCGCCTTTACTTCCGAGCCCTCCCTCTCAGAATTCATCCAAGCCTAACGATGCGTCCTCCCAAACTACTAATTCAGATTCCTCACCCAGAGGACTTTCTGAAGAAGCACGGAGATATATCATCATTATCGTTCCTAGTGTGGCCGTCTTGCTCATCATTGTCATCTCCATGTTCATCTTCTGCCGAAAACGAGGAGTGGCAACCATTGGTCCATGGAAGACTGGATTGAGTGGCCAGTTGCAGAAAGCATTTATTACAG GGGTCCCCAAATTGAATCGGTCGGAGTTGGAAGCTGCTTGCGAGGACTTTAGCAATATCGTCAGCACAAATAATGGATGCACTGTGTATAAGGGAACATTATCCAGTGGGGTTGAGATTGCTGTTACCGAGCCCACTGCAATTTCTTCCAAAGACTGGTCAGCAAGTGTAGAGAAAGCTTACCGGAAAAAG ATTGATATGCTGTCACGGGTAAATCATAAGAACTTTGTCAACCTCATTGGCTATTGTGAGGAGGAGGAACCATTCACTAGGATGATGGTGTTCGAGTATACTCCAAACGGTCTACTTTTCGAGCATCTCCATG TTAAAGAAGCAGAACATCTGGACTGGACCACAAGGGTGAGGATCATCATGGGAATTGCTTACTGCCTCCAGTACATGCATCACGATCTGAATCCGCCCATGGCACATACCGGTATTTCTACATCATCAATATACTTGACAGATGACTATGCTGCTAAG GTTGCAGAGACCGTCTGGTCAGGATTTCTATCAAAGGGGAAGAATGCTGATGAAGATAAATCGGAACATTCTGAATTGCCACCTCATGCCGATCCGGAGACGGATGTCTATAATTTCGGGGTGATGCTGCTCGAAATTATTTCAGGAAAGCTCCCTTTTTCGGATGAACAAGGACCTCTTCTTGACTGG GCCTCTCAGTACTTGTATGATAAGAAGAGCACAGGCTGCCTCATTGACCCTACTCTCAAGAACTTCAAGAACAATGAGCTCGACATCATCTGCGAGATCATCATTGATTGCATCAAACCAGATCCGAGGCGGAGGCCTTCGGTGAGGGAGATCACAGCGAGATTGAGAGATGTGATTGCTATTTCGCCAGACCAAGCGACCCCGAGACTCTCTCCCCTTTGGTGGGCTGAACTCGAGATCTTATCCGTGGAGGCAACCTGA